One genomic window of Pseudomonadota bacterium includes the following:
- a CDS encoding glycosyltransferase family protein: MQARFGSTRLPGKVLASLGERTVLAEVLHRCRSIPGIDDVCCAVPEGHRDDDVADEVDHSGVHLVRGSHDDVLARYAKAAIETEADIVMRVTSDCPLIDPYLCGDVLSLRQTENADVAANDFEPAFPHGLDCEVFTADALHRADAAATEMSDREHVAPWIRRELSFRRASLVGPGGEMARQRWTLDWPEDLDFMRELFALGETPLRWQETFGLIKQHPHLDAINQNRFVERVADA, encoded by the coding sequence GTGCAAGCGCGTTTCGGGTCGACAAGGTTGCCGGGAAAGGTTCTGGCTTCGCTTGGCGAACGAACGGTGCTTGCCGAGGTGTTGCACCGCTGTCGATCGATACCGGGCATCGACGATGTCTGTTGCGCGGTACCGGAAGGTCATCGTGATGATGATGTCGCCGACGAAGTCGATCACTCAGGTGTGCATCTCGTTCGCGGGTCGCACGATGATGTACTCGCGCGCTATGCCAAGGCGGCCATTGAAACCGAAGCCGACATCGTGATGCGCGTGACGAGCGATTGTCCGTTGATCGATCCCTACCTCTGCGGTGACGTCTTGTCATTGCGTCAAACGGAGAATGCCGACGTTGCGGCCAACGACTTCGAGCCGGCGTTTCCGCATGGTCTCGACTGCGAGGTCTTCACCGCGGATGCGCTGCACCGCGCCGATGCAGCGGCGACGGAGATGTCCGATCGCGAACACGTTGCCCCATGGATCAGGCGCGAGTTGTCCTTTAGGCGCGCTTCGCTCGTGGGACCGGGCGGCGAGATGGCGCGGCAGCGATGGACGCTCGACTGGCCGGAGGACTTGGACTTCATGCGCGAACTGTTTGCGCTGGGCGAGACGCCGCTGCGGTGGCAAGAGACGTTCGGCTTGATCAAGCAGCACCCGCACCTAGACGCCATCAACCAAAATAGGTTTGTCGAGCGCGTGGCGGACGCATGA
- the pseG gene encoding UDP-2,4-diacetamido-2,4,6-trideoxy-beta-L-altropyranose hydrolase produces MSDIVSLRCDGGPQMGLGHVYRCLGLAEALTDFGWRPVFASEHPTDSVASIIGGHFELIDVTGDEREQAAEVAKASDGHVAMAVVDHPALGGDYLGHCRPFADHLLAIDDTAQRRFLDCDTLLNPNLGAERLNYDGLVPQSCQQLLGGAYAPLRSAFAHQREASCARRRGTDSVQKVLVAFGGTDPVNATHLALKALALSETDAAIDVILSSAAPHLGDLQEQAAGHVRFHIDVPDPAPLLAAADVAIGAGGVSALERCVLGLPTVLVVIAENQRGLANALGESNAAVVAGDIETLNAADLADVLKPLLADPEARGVIAGNAAALCNGRGGHEVVSATIGTHRLGMAAGEN; encoded by the coding sequence GTGAGCGACATCGTGAGCTTGCGTTGCGATGGCGGTCCGCAGATGGGGTTGGGCCACGTCTATCGATGCCTGGGCTTGGCTGAGGCGCTAACTGATTTCGGCTGGCGTCCGGTGTTCGCCTCAGAACATCCGACCGACAGTGTCGCGTCCATCATCGGCGGGCATTTCGAGTTGATTGACGTCACCGGCGACGAGCGCGAACAAGCGGCAGAGGTCGCCAAAGCAAGCGACGGTCACGTGGCGATGGCGGTGGTGGATCACCCGGCGCTCGGTGGCGACTATCTCGGTCACTGCCGGCCGTTTGCTGATCATCTGCTCGCCATCGATGACACGGCGCAGCGCCGGTTTCTGGATTGCGACACCTTGCTCAATCCCAATCTTGGCGCGGAACGTCTGAACTATGACGGGTTGGTGCCGCAGAGTTGTCAGCAGTTATTGGGTGGCGCCTACGCGCCCTTGCGGTCTGCGTTCGCGCATCAGCGGGAGGCCTCGTGTGCAAGGCGACGGGGGACCGACAGCGTGCAGAAGGTTCTTGTCGCTTTCGGCGGGACCGATCCTGTCAACGCCACGCATTTGGCGTTGAAGGCTCTTGCGCTGTCCGAGACCGATGCCGCGATCGACGTCATTCTCTCATCGGCGGCGCCACATCTTGGCGACTTGCAGGAGCAGGCGGCCGGGCACGTCCGGTTCCACATCGACGTTCCGGATCCCGCGCCGCTGTTGGCGGCGGCTGATGTCGCCATTGGTGCCGGCGGCGTCTCCGCCCTTGAGCGGTGCGTCCTCGGGCTGCCGACAGTCCTTGTCGTGATCGCGGAGAACCAGCGCGGTCTGGCCAATGCGCTTGGCGAGAGCAACGCCGCTGTTGTGGCCGGTGATATCGAGACGCTCAATGCTGCCGATCTGGCGGACGTCCTGAAACCGTTGTTGGCAGACCCCGAAGCACGCGGTGTCATCGCCGGCAACGCCGCCGCGCTCTGCAATGGCCGTGGCGGTCACGAGGTCGTATCGGCAACGATTGGCACACATCGATTGGGCATGGCCGCGGGAGAGAACTGA
- the pseI gene encoding pseudaminic acid synthase yields MRDVTIAGRPIGPAHPPYVIAEMSGNHNGDISRAFAIMEACKEAGADAVKLQTYTADTITIDHDGPGFTMEGGLWDGRTLYDLYTEAHTPWDWHEDLFAKGRELGITVFSSPFDPTAIDLLASLDAPAYKIASFEIVDLPLIEYAAKTGKPLVISSGMASLGDMADAVAAARGAGTGGVVLLHCVSGYPTPFGDMNLKTIPNLAAAFDVVPGLSDHSMGVAASVAAVALGACVIEKHVTLRRADGGPDADFSLEPDELADLVQSVNAAHDALGDVVYGPVASEATELDVRRSLYAVTDIEAGNLLTGENVRSIRPGFGLAPKHLPRVLDRRARRYIAKGTPLTWDLIDDTETAGGNDND; encoded by the coding sequence ATGCGCGATGTCACCATTGCCGGCCGCCCTATCGGGCCTGCGCACCCGCCCTATGTGATCGCCGAAATGTCCGGCAACCACAACGGCGACATCTCGCGCGCCTTTGCGATCATGGAGGCGTGCAAGGAGGCCGGCGCGGATGCCGTCAAATTGCAGACCTATACGGCCGACACGATCACGATCGACCATGACGGACCCGGCTTCACCATGGAAGGCGGGTTGTGGGACGGACGGACGCTCTATGATCTCTATACCGAAGCCCACACACCCTGGGACTGGCACGAGGATCTGTTCGCCAAGGGCCGAGAGCTCGGCATTACTGTCTTCTCCTCGCCATTCGATCCGACGGCGATCGATCTGTTGGCCAGCCTTGACGCGCCAGCTTACAAAATCGCGTCGTTCGAGATCGTTGATCTGCCGCTGATTGAGTATGCCGCGAAGACCGGCAAGCCGCTTGTCATCTCATCCGGCATGGCGTCGCTCGGCGACATGGCTGATGCGGTCGCCGCTGCCCGTGGCGCTGGCACAGGCGGCGTGGTGCTGTTGCACTGCGTCAGCGGCTATCCGACGCCTTTCGGTGACATGAACCTGAAGACCATCCCGAACTTGGCGGCCGCATTCGATGTGGTTCCAGGCCTTTCAGATCACTCCATGGGCGTTGCCGCGTCGGTCGCTGCGGTCGCGCTTGGCGCCTGCGTGATCGAAAAGCACGTGACATTGCGGCGCGCCGATGGCGGACCCGACGCCGACTTTTCCCTGGAACCTGACGAACTCGCCGACCTCGTTCAAAGCGTCAACGCGGCGCACGACGCGCTCGGCGACGTTGTCTACGGTCCAGTTGCCAGCGAGGCAACAGAGCTCGACGTCAGGCGATCGCTCTATGCGGTCACGGATATCGAGGCCGGCAACCTGCTGACCGGCGAAAACGTTCGCTCGATCAGGCCGGGCTTTGGACTTGCGCCGAAACACCTCCCCCGCGTTCTCGATAGGCGCGCGCGCCGGTACATCGCCAAGGGCACGCCGTTGACCTGGGATCTGATTGACGACACCGAAACTGCGGGCGGAAACGACAATGACTGA
- a CDS encoding pseudaminic acid biosynthesis-associated methylase, producing the protein MTDETSPQLSAWRGDFGAAYRQRNPVEETAVVARARMWSRILRATDAQPPQEVLEAGANVGINLHALKRVCPARLMAVEPNDAARNVLAESGVLDRSDVHEGTLQSLPLGDAAADLVFTSGVLIHVAPDDLPAAFSEIVRVARRYIVLVEYFSDQPEEIEYRGQKGLLFRRDFGGALLDAHPSLTCLDYGFFWRRLTGLGNLTWWLFRKP; encoded by the coding sequence ATGACTGATGAGACTTCGCCCCAGCTTTCGGCGTGGCGCGGCGATTTCGGCGCGGCGTATCGGCAGCGCAACCCGGTCGAGGAGACGGCGGTTGTCGCACGGGCGCGCATGTGGTCGCGCATCCTGCGGGCCACCGACGCGCAGCCGCCGCAGGAAGTCCTGGAAGCCGGCGCCAATGTTGGTATCAACCTGCATGCCCTCAAGCGGGTTTGTCCGGCACGTTTGATGGCCGTCGAACCCAACGATGCCGCGCGCAACGTGCTTGCCGAATCCGGCGTTCTCGATCGGTCAGACGTTCACGAGGGAACGCTTCAATCACTGCCGCTGGGGGACGCCGCCGCCGACCTTGTGTTCACGAGCGGTGTGTTGATTCACGTCGCGCCTGACGATCTGCCGGCGGCCTTCAGCGAGATTGTCCGCGTCGCAAGGCGCTATATCGTGCTTGTTGAGTACTTTTCCGATCAGCCCGAGGAGATCGAGTATCGCGGCCAGAAGGGTCTGTTGTTCAGGCGCGATTTCGGCGGCGCTCTGCTCGACGCTCATCCCTCGCTCACGTGCCTGGACTATGGGTTCTTTTGGCGCCGCTTGACCGGCCTGGGCAATCTGACCTGGTGGTTGTTCAGAAAACCCTGA
- a CDS encoding glycosyltransferase family protein: MQNIVAVIEARMSSTRLPGKVLAEVEGRPMLELMIERVRRVPSLDGIVIATTENDADQPIVDFAERLGVGCWRGSEDDVMRRVLDAATAYDADVIVELTGDCPVIDPAIIETTIAAFQAADVVYAANDLEQTWPIGMNVEVFTTAALKDAERRTSDAEEREHVSPYIYRNPERYPQINVAAPPDETRPGLRLTLDTPEDLIVLCAIFEALGTDPADFSLRDVLVFLDANPQIAAVNANVVHRYVV, encoded by the coding sequence ATGCAGAACATCGTCGCGGTGATCGAGGCGCGGATGTCGTCGACCAGACTGCCGGGTAAGGTCCTGGCGGAAGTCGAAGGCCGGCCGATGCTTGAACTGATGATAGAGCGGGTCCGACGTGTGCCGTCGCTCGATGGCATTGTGATCGCGACGACGGAGAATGATGCCGACCAGCCGATTGTCGACTTCGCTGAGCGTCTGGGGGTCGGCTGTTGGCGCGGTAGCGAGGACGACGTCATGCGGCGCGTGCTGGATGCCGCGACGGCCTATGACGCGGACGTCATTGTCGAGCTTACCGGTGACTGCCCGGTGATTGATCCCGCCATCATCGAAACGACGATCGCCGCGTTCCAGGCAGCGGACGTGGTCTATGCGGCGAACGATCTGGAACAGACATGGCCCATCGGCATGAACGTCGAAGTCTTCACGACGGCGGCGTTGAAGGACGCCGAGCGGCGGACCAGTGACGCCGAAGAGCGCGAACATGTGAGCCCCTACATCTATCGCAATCCCGAGCGTTACCCGCAGATCAATGTCGCGGCACCGCCCGATGAGACGCGACCCGGCCTTCGCCTGACGCTCGACACGCCCGAAGATCTGATTGTCTTGTGCGCGATCTTTGAAGCCTTGGGCACAGACCCCGCGGACTTTTCGCTCCGCGATGTGCTGGTCTTCCTGGATGCCAACCCGCAGATCGCCGCGGTTAATGCCAACGTGGTCCATCGCTATGTCGTCTGA
- a CDS encoding Gfo/Idh/MocA family oxidoreductase has product MSSECSVLLVGCGQVAGRYNTGPNDETVLTYALACHRSPSVRLVACVDPDEVVRREFTATWQVPHAYESLSSALDADTYDIAVVASPTPTHATVLEGLLASPVTAVIGEKPLGGQTERARSLVDAFDKAGKPLAVAFVRRWDPAMVALKQEIASGNWGGLRTGVGFYGRGVVNNGSHMIDLVHYLTGGSLSILAVTGRLDDGVQDDPTVDAVLAVNDEASIHLAATDGRDYAFFELTLVFERGVVVVEDSGFSIRRRPVVESGRFPGARSVDAGEYEPARYGEAFVAMMENVVETVAHGAPLAGDGRSALEAITMADALRHRAAELESVA; this is encoded by the coding sequence ATGTCGTCTGAGTGCAGCGTTCTTCTCGTTGGGTGTGGCCAGGTTGCGGGCAGATACAATACCGGACCGAATGACGAGACGGTACTGACGTATGCGTTGGCGTGTCACCGCAGTCCGTCCGTCCGTCTGGTCGCGTGTGTCGATCCTGATGAAGTTGTGCGTCGAGAGTTTACCGCGACATGGCAGGTGCCCCATGCCTATGAGTCGCTGTCGTCGGCGCTCGATGCGGACACCTATGACATCGCGGTTGTCGCGAGCCCGACACCGACGCATGCAACGGTGCTGGAAGGCCTGCTTGCCTCGCCTGTTACCGCCGTTATCGGCGAGAAACCCTTGGGTGGTCAGACCGAACGAGCAAGGTCGCTTGTCGATGCCTTCGACAAAGCAGGCAAACCCCTAGCGGTCGCCTTCGTGCGCCGGTGGGATCCGGCGATGGTGGCGTTAAAGCAGGAAATCGCGAGCGGAAACTGGGGCGGTTTGCGCACTGGCGTCGGGTTCTATGGTCGCGGTGTCGTCAACAACGGCAGTCACATGATCGACCTCGTTCATTATCTGACCGGCGGTTCGCTCAGCATCCTGGCGGTAACGGGACGCCTTGACGATGGGGTTCAGGACGACCCTACCGTTGATGCCGTCCTTGCCGTCAACGATGAGGCAAGTATTCACCTTGCCGCGACAGATGGTCGCGACTATGCGTTCTTCGAGCTGACACTCGTCTTTGAGCGCGGCGTGGTCGTCGTCGAAGACTCCGGCTTTTCCATACGGCGCAGACCTGTTGTCGAATCCGGGCGGTTCCCTGGTGCCAGGTCCGTCGATGCCGGGGAATACGAACCGGCCCGCTATGGCGAGGCGTTTGTTGCGATGATGGAGAATGTGGTCGAAACAGTGGCGCACGGTGCACCGCTCGCCGGCGATGGCCGGTCGGCTCTCGAAGCGATTACCATGGCCGATGCTCTGCGTCACCGCGCCGCCGAACTTGAGAGCGTTGCATGA
- a CDS encoding DegT/DnrJ/EryC1/StrS family aminotransferase gives MSNLALFGGAPVIDYAFKPYRTIGEEEREAVDRVMRTGELSGFIGAWCDAFNGGPQIQAFEAAWCETFGVRHAVSLNSNTSGLFAAMGAVGVSPGDEVIVPPYTMSATVMAPLIYGGIPVFVDIEPETYCLDVDLVRQAVTSRTRAILVVNLFGHPAALHDLRALADERGIALIEDNAQAPLATERNTLTGTVGHIGVFSLNYHKHFHTGEGGVCTTDDDDLAQRLRLIRNHGENVVDPLSIDDATNLVGFNYRLTELGAAVGLEQLKKADALVAGREAVSLRLSDGVRGLPGLTPPMIRDDCRHVFYHWGARYDESATGVSRETVARALEAEGVPVWQGYVTPLYMLPVFQRRHAIGRDGFPFTLTDREYGRGLCPVAERCHDSELLEFPVCLFDMSEPEIDAVIDAFHKVFENLGELSNRAEELES, from the coding sequence ATGAGTAACCTGGCTTTGTTCGGTGGCGCGCCGGTCATCGATTACGCGTTCAAACCCTATCGCACGATCGGCGAGGAGGAGCGCGAGGCCGTCGACCGGGTCATGAGGACCGGCGAGCTCTCCGGTTTCATCGGCGCATGGTGCGACGCTTTCAACGGCGGTCCTCAGATTCAGGCGTTCGAAGCCGCGTGGTGCGAAACGTTCGGCGTTCGCCATGCCGTCTCCTTGAACTCGAACACATCCGGCTTGTTCGCCGCGATGGGTGCTGTTGGTGTCAGCCCGGGAGACGAGGTGATCGTGCCGCCCTATACCATGTCGGCAACGGTCATGGCGCCGCTGATCTATGGCGGCATTCCGGTCTTTGTCGATATCGAGCCTGAGACCTATTGCCTCGATGTCGATCTGGTGCGCCAGGCCGTTACGTCGCGCACCCGGGCCATTCTCGTCGTCAACCTGTTCGGCCACCCCGCCGCGCTCCACGACCTTCGCGCCCTCGCCGACGAGCGGGGCATCGCCCTGATTGAGGACAACGCCCAGGCGCCGTTGGCGACCGAGCGGAACACGTTGACCGGCACCGTCGGCCATATCGGTGTGTTCAGTCTGAACTATCACAAACACTTCCACACCGGCGAAGGCGGTGTCTGCACGACAGATGACGATGATCTCGCGCAGCGCCTTCGCCTGATCCGCAACCACGGTGAGAATGTGGTCGACCCGTTGTCCATCGACGATGCGACGAACCTGGTCGGCTTCAACTATCGACTAACCGAGTTGGGCGCGGCGGTTGGTCTGGAGCAACTCAAGAAGGCCGACGCGCTGGTCGCAGGCCGTGAGGCCGTTTCGTTGCGCCTGAGTGACGGTGTACGCGGCCTGCCCGGCTTAACGCCGCCGATGATCCGCGATGACTGCCGCCATGTCTTCTATCATTGGGGCGCCCGCTATGACGAGAGCGCCACGGGCGTTTCCCGGGAGACGGTGGCGCGCGCCCTGGAGGCCGAAGGTGTTCCCGTTTGGCAAGGTTATGTCACGCCACTCTACATGCTGCCGGTGTTTCAACGCCGCCACGCCATCGGCCGCGACGGCTTTCCGTTCACCCTGACCGATCGAGAGTACGGTCGTGGTCTGTGTCCGGTCGCCGAACGTTGTCACGACAGTGAGTTGTTGGAGTTTCCAGTTTGTCTCTTCGATATGTCGGAGCCCGAGATCGATGCCGTCATCGATGCCTTTCATAAGGTGTTCGAGAATCTGGGCGAACTGTCGAATCGGGCCGAAGAGCTGGAGAGTTGA
- a CDS encoding WbqC family protein — MILSAHQPVYLPGVIFFNKLALSDGFVFLSDVTLARGRSWQTRNRIRQGNDAGFLSVPVKRKGKSDQKIFETRIDSEQNWQHRHVASLRHAYGKRPYFTTYFDDLAAIIERPWDYLSDLNRALICHLAECFGLSPQWHDSRDFDVPDGKNERLIALAQQTGATSYVSNVGSMTYVDEAAFTAAGIEHLWQLFEHPTWDQGAPFIENLSAVDLLFNAGPDSQALIRSCGTFRAERPELSSVDNEAASQMAS, encoded by the coding sequence GTGATTCTTTCCGCCCATCAGCCGGTCTATCTGCCGGGCGTCATCTTCTTCAACAAGCTCGCCTTGTCTGACGGGTTCGTCTTTTTGTCGGATGTCACGCTTGCACGCGGCCGCAGCTGGCAGACCCGCAACCGTATTCGCCAGGGCAATGATGCGGGTTTCCTCTCTGTGCCGGTCAAGCGGAAGGGCAAGTCGGATCAGAAGATCTTTGAAACACGGATTGACAGTGAACAGAACTGGCAGCATCGGCATGTCGCCAGTCTGCGCCATGCCTATGGCAAGCGGCCTTACTTTACGACCTACTTCGACGACCTCGCAGCGATTATCGAGCGGCCATGGGACTATCTGAGTGATCTCAACCGCGCGCTCATCTGTCATCTGGCCGAGTGCTTCGGTCTGTCGCCGCAATGGCATGACAGCCGCGACTTTGATGTGCCGGATGGCAAGAACGAAAGGCTGATCGCGTTGGCTCAGCAGACCGGCGCCACGTCCTATGTCTCGAACGTGGGTTCGATGACTTATGTCGACGAAGCCGCTTTTACGGCCGCCGGCATTGAGCATCTGTGGCAGCTCTTTGAACACCCGACATGGGATCAGGGCGCGCCCTTTATCGAGAACCTCAGTGCCGTTGATTTGCTGTTCAACGCCGGCCCCGATTCCCAGGCACTTATCCGGTCTTGCGGCACATTCCGTGCTGAGCGACCTGAATTGTCGTCTGTCGACAATGAAGCCGCGTCGCAGATGGCGTCATGA
- a CDS encoding GNAT family N-acetyltransferase: MTVALSTARLSLEPFSDRFLTDTYVAWLNDEETVRYSEQRHRSHSVESCRTFVVAATSPPNLMWAIVRKEMDDHIGNVTASVDERNGVADLGMMIGSANCRGRGYGVEAWACAKSYLLGERNLRRVEAGAMSENAAMLAVFQSTGMTEEGRRKGHFLLDGRPVDMVLVAQDRS; the protein is encoded by the coding sequence ATGACTGTCGCTCTGTCGACCGCGCGCTTGAGCCTGGAGCCGTTTTCGGATCGCTTCCTGACGGATACGTATGTTGCATGGTTGAACGACGAGGAAACAGTGCGTTACAGCGAGCAGCGACATCGTAGCCATAGTGTGGAGAGTTGCAGGACTTTCGTGGTTGCCGCCACAAGCCCGCCAAACCTCATGTGGGCTATCGTGCGCAAGGAGATGGACGACCACATCGGTAACGTGACGGCCAGTGTGGATGAACGAAACGGCGTTGCCGATTTGGGGATGATGATTGGTTCGGCCAATTGCCGAGGACGAGGCTATGGCGTGGAGGCCTGGGCGTGCGCCAAGTCCTATCTGCTCGGTGAGCGAAACCTGCGCCGTGTCGAAGCCGGCGCGATGTCTGAGAACGCCGCCATGCTCGCCGTTTTTCAGTCGACAGGCATGACCGAGGAGGGCAGGCGTAAGGGTCACTTTCTCCTTGATGGACGGCCGGTGGACATGGTGCTGGTCGCGCAGGATAGGAGCTAG
- a CDS encoding class I SAM-dependent methyltransferase has product MSRSQPSLFRLLASAIVHPTKPQMMVRPLRAILRAPVFFDVSAFFIQARDLLRPNRTGDHYTADDPHHRKVHDYNAGVTEAKRIHRTRRTEEYYQVLNLPARDLSNEKVLSIGPRNVLELYVAWLYGFSWSNITGVDLYSTNPKIVEMNMEKMTFEDNLFDAAAMSSTLAYAEDTKAALSEVYRVLKPGGRFVFGQTHVPGQLEWPGNRFDGDDIKAMLDDIGFRVFFYEPHPKINSLGQPQTSHMFGVVKATGEEAGQDLASRI; this is encoded by the coding sequence GTGAGCCGTTCACAGCCTTCGCTGTTTCGTCTGCTGGCGAGTGCCATCGTGCACCCGACGAAACCGCAGATGATGGTGCGGCCACTGCGCGCGATACTGCGGGCTCCCGTCTTCTTCGATGTCTCCGCGTTTTTCATTCAGGCGCGTGATCTCCTGCGACCCAACCGAACCGGGGACCACTACACCGCCGATGATCCGCACCACCGCAAAGTCCACGACTACAACGCGGGTGTGACGGAAGCGAAACGCATACACCGGACCCGGCGCACCGAGGAGTACTATCAGGTCCTGAACCTGCCGGCGCGGGATCTGTCGAACGAAAAGGTGTTGTCGATCGGTCCGCGAAACGTGCTCGAACTCTATGTTGCCTGGCTCTATGGGTTTTCGTGGTCGAACATCACCGGCGTCGACCTCTATTCGACCAATCCGAAGATTGTCGAAATGAACATGGAGAAGATGACCTTCGAGGATAACCTGTTTGACGCCGCCGCCATGTCATCGACTCTGGCCTATGCCGAAGACACGAAGGCGGCGTTGAGCGAAGTGTATCGCGTGTTGAAGCCCGGTGGCCGGTTCGTGTTCGGGCAGACCCACGTACCCGGTCAGTTGGAGTGGCCAGGTAATCGGTTCGATGGCGACGACATCAAGGCGATGCTCGATGACATCGGGTTTCGCGTGTTCTTCTATGAGCCGCATCCGAAGATCAACTCGCTCGGCCAACCGCAGACGTCGCACATGTTCGGCGTTGTCAAAGCGACCGGCGAAGAAGCCGGGCAAGACCTTGCCTCGCGGATCTAG
- a CDS encoding ABC transporter ATP-binding protein, which produces MTSAEKRRFALLAVFAAAASCIDTISLAAVVPFVSVIVDPSTLETNQYIAMAYDAVGRPATPDFLFGLLVAIVGLLVASSCLSFLVQAQANRFAAGCQERFGRDFLKTCLGAPYVWYLRKNVLVLARMFHNHVVVWGRDFVLQLLTFCSQAFTIFLPILLLLVMAPLAGTLGLAVVAIIAAMLLFFIRRHTVTLQYEKRSADERSTLLVNQALAGIKDIKLSSREPTFVAMFGHFFHVLCRTHAKIANWNLLPNAIVLLLGQLVLVGLAYGLWRAGLTSGEITSQMALVLLVSSRIVPAVNRIGGSVAGLWGVAPWIEGLIETLSEIETDKDDGRAPQPAGKAWQRIALDHVTFRFPAAERTALVDLSIEIEQGKSYAIVGPSGAGKSTAVDLLLGLLTPMAGRITVDGTDIDDFGMRNWQAGIGYVPQSPYMTDGSLRENIAFGVPPSQIDDDRVRACLEMVDLIPLLGELEDGLETRLGDRGVRLSGGQRQRVAIARALYDAPDLLVLDEATSALDNISENEVRNAIARLHGHVTTVIIAHRLSTVRQCDKLFVLEQGRLVAEGAYDELQRTSPLFRSLALHERDGDVAHLATQG; this is translated from the coding sequence ATGACCTCGGCCGAGAAGAGGCGGTTCGCTCTTCTTGCCGTCTTTGCCGCGGCGGCCAGCTGTATCGATACGATTTCTCTTGCCGCTGTCGTTCCCTTTGTCAGCGTTATCGTCGATCCGTCGACACTGGAAACCAACCAGTATATTGCGATGGCCTATGACGCGGTCGGGCGACCGGCTACGCCCGACTTTCTTTTCGGACTCCTCGTGGCGATTGTCGGCCTACTCGTCGCCTCGTCATGTCTTTCTTTCCTTGTGCAGGCTCAGGCCAATCGTTTCGCGGCGGGCTGCCAGGAGCGTTTCGGCAGGGACTTTCTGAAGACGTGCCTGGGTGCGCCCTATGTCTGGTATCTGCGCAAGAACGTTCTGGTCCTCGCGCGCATGTTCCACAACCACGTCGTCGTTTGGGGTCGCGACTTCGTTCTCCAGCTGCTGACGTTCTGTTCTCAGGCGTTCACGATCTTTTTGCCGATTTTGCTTCTGCTTGTCATGGCGCCACTTGCCGGGACGCTGGGTCTTGCGGTGGTGGCGATCATTGCGGCGATGCTTCTCTTCTTTATTCGCCGCCATACCGTGACGCTGCAATACGAAAAACGCTCGGCAGACGAGCGCAGTACGCTGCTGGTCAACCAGGCGCTCGCCGGCATCAAGGATATCAAGCTCAGCTCGCGTGAACCGACATTCGTTGCCATGTTCGGTCACTTCTTCCATGTGCTTTGCCGGACCCACGCCAAGATCGCGAACTGGAACCTGCTGCCCAATGCCATTGTTCTTTTGTTGGGACAGCTCGTTCTGGTCGGCCTGGCCTATGGCCTTTGGCGCGCCGGCCTGACGAGTGGCGAGATCACCTCGCAAATGGCGCTGGTGCTCCTGGTCAGCTCCCGCATCGTACCGGCGGTCAACCGGATTGGCGGGTCTGTCGCCGGCTTGTGGGGTGTCGCGCCGTGGATCGAGGGTCTGATCGAGACATTGTCGGAGATCGAGACGGACAAGGACGACGGCCGGGCGCCGCAACCGGCCGGCAAGGCCTGGCAACGGATCGCCCTGGACCATGTCACGTTCCGCTTTCCGGCCGCCGAGCGGACGGCCCTGGTCGACCTTTCCATCGAGATCGAGCAAGGCAAGTCCTATGCGATCGTCGGCCCGTCGGGTGCCGGCAAGAGCACGGCTGTTGATCTCCTGCTCGGCCTCCTGACGCCCATGGCCGGCCGCATCACCGTCGACGGTACCGACATCGACGATTTCGGCATGCGTAACTGGCAGGCCGGCATCGGTTATGTGCCGCAGTCGCCTTACATGACCGACGGCTCGTTGCGCGAGAACATCGCCTTCGGTGTCCCGCCGAGCCAGATCGATGACGACCGCGTGCGGGCATGTCTGGAAATGGTCGATCTGATCCCGCTTCTCGGCGAGCTGGAAGACGGGCTGGAAACCCGGCTGGGTGACCGGGGTGTCCGGCTATCCGGCGGCCAGCGCCAGCGCGTGGCGATCGCCAGAGCGCTTTACGACGCGCCTGATCTGCTGGTTCTCGATGAGGCGACCAGCGCGCTCGACAACATCAGCGAGAACGAGGTCCGGAACGCGATCGCCAGGCTGCATGGCCACGTCACGACGGTCATCATCGCGCATCGCCTGAGCACGGTGCGCCAATGCGACAAGCTGTTCGTCCTGGAGCAAGGGCGACTGGTGGCCGAAGGCGCATACGATGAGCTGCAGCGGACGTCACCGCTGTTCCGGTCACTGGCGCTTCACGAACGGGATGGTGACGTGGCCCATCTGGCGACTCAAGGCTGA